A single Anopheles arabiensis isolate DONGOLA chromosome 2, AaraD3, whole genome shotgun sequence DNA region contains:
- the LOC120893888 gene encoding nuclear export mediator factor NEMF homolog has product MTKTRFNTYDVVCSVTELQKLIGMRVNQIYDIDNKTYLIRLARNEEKVVLLLESGLRFHTTSFEWPKNVAPSGFTMKMRKHLKNKRLESLQQLGVDRIVDFQFGTGEAAYHIILELYDRGNILLTDCELRILNILRPHVEGEELRFAVREKYPKDRAKQDNGPPSMEQIKEAIQKAQPGDTLRTALNPILEYGASVIDHVLHRQGLFGCRIGGELPNDPALPKKVKKKQKNIAKEFAKVFDMETDLGPLMSAINEAETMLREAQKRPSPGYIIQKKEVKPTKQGDEEEYYFTNLEYQPYMYNQYQGEPFKAFDSFTTAVDEFYSSLESQKIDLKAFAQEREALKKLSNVKTDHAKRIEELTKAQLEDRKRAELITRNQDLVDKALLAVQSALAAQMSWTDIQDLVKAAQANKDPVASCIRQLKLEINHISLHLTDPYASLDEQASDEEEEEDSEREDDEAKLVPMVVDVDLALSAFANARRYYDQRRFAARKEQKTIESSSKALKNAERKTIQTLKDVRTQTTISKVRKVYWFEKFYWFVSSENYLVIGGRDQQQNELIVKRYMRPTDIYVHAEIQGASSVIIKNPAGGEIPPKTLLEAGTMAISYSVAWDAKVVTSAYWVHSEQVSKTAPTGEYLTTGSFMIRGRKNFLPPCHLVLGLSFLFKLEDSSVERHRGERRVRTFDDESVISKDEVRSEISEQEAEQEIKLEDDESDQDDEQEPSQSQTEPQQEADTLPGQVNKLSIAKKEKPVEKSSSEPLPEPAEEEEDNDLPQFPDTHIKVEHDTGKVSVRADPILQRLTSEPDPDSVIFLGDDKPYIIQPSAPRKKQISKSKQKAKDQKEKEQKAKEKQAAPAKAAEEQHKPGQLKRGQKAKMRKIKEKYKDQDDDDRKLIMEILKSAGNRKQDEGTKDDADQRQDGAGGGKGGGGVGKRTPRLKPGEFEELGDDTPAAADLDMLDTLTGQPVEEDELLFAIPVVAPYQSLHNYKYKVKLTPGTGKRGKASKMALQIFLKDKQCTAREKDLLKAVKDEVLARNIPGKVKLSAPQMQKAVRK; this is encoded by the exons ATGACTAAAACACGCTTCAACACGTACGATGTGGTGTGCTCGGTGACGGAGCTACAGAA GCTGATTGGCATGCGAGTGAATCAAATCTACGACATCGACAACAAAACGTATCTGATCCGGTTGGCCCGGAACGAGGAgaaggtggtgctgctgctcgagtcGGGCCTGCGCTTTCACACCACCAGCTTCGAGTGGCCGAAGAATGTGGCCCCGTCCGGCTTTACGATGAAGATGCGCAAGCATCTGAAAAACAAGCGGCTCGAAAGCCTGCAGCAGCTGGGCGTGGACCGTATCGTGGACTTTCAGTTCGGCACGGGCGAAGCGGCCTACCACATCATACTGGAGCTGTACGACCGGGGCAACATCCTGCTGACGGATTGCGAGCTGCGCATCCTCAACATACTGCGCCCGCACGTGGAGGGCGAAGAGTTGCGGTTTGCGGTGCGCGAAAAGTACCCCAAAGACCGGGCCAAGCAGGACAATGGGCCGCCGTCGATGGAGCAGATCAAGGAAGCGATCCAGAAGGCACAGCCGGGCGACACGCTGCGTACCGCGCTAAACCCGATCCTCGAGTACGGTGCGTCGGTGATCGATCACGTGCTGCACAGGCAGGGTCTGTTCGGGTGCCGCATCGGGGGCGAGCTGCCGAACGATCCCGCTTTGCCGAAGAaggtgaagaagaagcagaaaaacatTGCGAAAGAGTTTGCGAAGGTGTTCGACATGGAGACGGACCTGGGTCCGCTGATGAGCGCCATCAACGAGGCGGAAACCATGCTGCGAGAAGCGCAAAAGCGCCCCTCCCCCGGGTACATCATACAGAAGAAGGAGGTGAAGCCGACGAAGCAGGGCGACGAGGAGGAGTATTACTTCACCAACTTGGAGTACCAGCCGTACATGTACAACCAGTACCAGGGCGAACCGTTCAAGGCGTTCGATTCGTTCACGACCGCGGTCGATGAGTTTTACTCCTCGCTGGAAAGCCAAAAGATCGATCTGAAGGCTTTCGCCCAGGAGCGGGAAGCGCTCAAGAAGCTGTCGAACGTCAAGACGGACCACGCCAAGCGTATCGAGGAGCTAACGAAGGCACAGCTGGAGGATCGCAAGAGGGCGGAGTTGATCACGCGCAATCAGGACCTGGTCGATAAGGCGCTGCTCGCGGTGCAGAGTGCGCTGGCCGCACAGATGTCGTGGACCGACATACAGGATCTGGTGAAGGCGGCCCAGGCGAACAAGGATCCGGTGGCGTCCTGCATTCGGCAGCTGAAGCTCGAGATCAACCACATCTCGCTGCACCTTACCGATCCGTACGCGTCACTGGACGAGCAGGCTagcgacgaggaggaggaggaggacagCGAGCGGGAAGACGATGAGGCAAAGCTGGTGCCGATGGTTGTCGATGTCGATCTGGCCCTGTCGGCGTTTGCCAATGCGAGACGGTACTACGACCAGCGCCGCTTTGCGGCCCGCAAGGAACAGAAAACGATCGAGTCCAGCTCGAAGGCGTTGAAAAACGCGGAACGCAAAACGATACAGACGCTGAAGGACGTTCGCACGCAGACGACCATATCGAAGGTGCGCAAGGTGTACTGGTTCGAGAAGTTCTACTGGTTTGTCAGCTCGGAAAACTACCTGGTGATCGGCGGGCGGGACCAGCAGCAGAACGAGCTGATTGTGAAGCGATACATGCGGCCGACCGACATCTACGTGCATGCCGAAATTCAGGGCGCATCGAGCGTTATAATCAAAAACCCGGCCGGGGGCGAGATTCCGCCGAAAACGCTGCTCGAGGCAGGCACTATGGCCATCTCGTACAGTGTGGCCTGGGACGCGAAGGTGGTGACGAGTGCGTACTGGGTGCACAGCGAGCAGGTGAGCAAGACGGCCCCGACTGGAGAATATCTGACGACCGGTAGCTTTATGATACGAGGGCGCAAAAACTTCCTACCACCATGCCATTTGGTGTTGGGCCTGTCGTTTCTGTTTAAGCTCGAGGACAGCTCGGTCGAGCGGCATCGGGGCGAGCGGCGGGTGCGCACATTTGACGATGAATCGGTCATTAGCAAGGATGAGGTACGGTCGGAAATATCGGAACAGGAGGCGGAGCAGGAGATCAAGCTAGAGGATGATGAATCGGATCAGGATGATGAGCAAGAACCGTCCCAATCGCAGACCGAACCGCAGCAAGAGGCAGACACTCTGCCCGGGCAGGTTAACAAGCTGTCCAtcgcaaagaaagaaaagccgGTGGAAAAGAGCTCGAGCGAGCCATTGCCAGAGCCGgcggaggaagaggaagataACGATTTGCCCCAGTTCCCGGACACACACATCAAGGTAGAGCACGACACTGGCAAGGTGTCGGTGCGGGCGGATCCCATCCTGCAGCGGCTAACGTCCGAGCCGGACCCGGACTCGGTGATTTTCCTCGGCGACGACAAGCCGTACATAATTCAACCGTCGGCACCGCGCAAAAAGCAGATCTCGAAGAGCAAGCAAAAGGCAAAGGaccagaaagagaaagagcagaAGGCGAAGGAAAAACAGGCCGCTCCCGCGAAAGCAGCAGAGGAGCAGCACAAGCCCGGCCAGCTGAAGCGTGGCCAGAAGGCAAAGATGCGTAAAATCAAGGAAAAGTATAAGGACcaggacgacgacgatcgGAAGCTGATAATGGAGATCCTGAAGTCGGCCGGAAATCGTAAGCAGGACGAGGGCACGAAGGACGACGCCGATCAGCGGCAGGACGGGGCGGGCGGTGGTAAGGGTGGCGGTGGCGTGGGCAAACGTACGCCCCGCTTGAAGCCGGGCGAGTTCGAGGAGCTGGGTGACGATACGCCGGCCGCGGCCGATTTGGACATGCTCGATACGCTGACCGGGCAGCCGGTGGAGGAGGACGAGCTGCTGTTCGCCATTCCGGTGGTAGCGCCCTACCAGTCGCTGCACAACTACAAGTACAAGGTGAAGCTAACGCCCGGTACCGGCAAACGGGGCAAGGCAAGTAAGATGGCGTTGCAAATATTCCTGAAGGACAAGCAGTGTACGGCTCGGGAGAAGGATCTGCTGAAAGCGGTAAAGGACGAGGTGCTGGCTAGAAATATCCCGGGCAAGGTGAAACTGTCTGCGCCCCAGATGCAGAAGGCGGTCCGGAAATAG